From the genome of Heptranchias perlo isolate sHepPer1 unplaced genomic scaffold, sHepPer1.hap1 HAP1_SCAFFOLD_1560, whole genome shotgun sequence, one region includes:
- the LOC137309264 gene encoding EKC/KEOPS complex subunit LAGE3-like — MAAAASPAAVTNGSNRLRFNLSVPFPSLLEAQIAHGSLVPDSEPRRGGISKEVTVRGCVLLARWEADEARILRVSVSSFLDHLTLVLQTMDRFGPPVPR; from the exons ATGGCGGCTGCCGCCTCTCCTGCCGCCGTCACTAACGGCAGTAACCGCTTACGATT TAACCTGAGCGTGCCTTTCCCCTCGCTGCTGGAGGCACAGATTGCTCACGGCTCACTCGTCCCGGATTCAGAGCCGCGGAGAGGTGGAATCAGCAAAGAGGTGACCGTGAGGGGCTGCGTACTCCTGGC ACGCTGGGAGGCGGACGAGGCCCGGATCCTTCGAGTATCGGTCAGCTCCTTCCTGGACCACCTCACGCTCGTCCTGCAGACCATGGACAGATTCGGACCACCGGTGCCCAGGTAG